One genomic segment of Borrelia miyamotoi includes these proteins:
- a CDS encoding endonuclease MutS2 — protein MQEKYLEKIDFHRILFSISSYVSISDTVVLLGKQHILKTEEEVSQICFLVKLIRDLIEVYDDYPNSCLQSIGNSIALLLKQNSIISVEEIKNIIFFLREVLKIMIFLDKSEFNFRHEVGVLKKLLFVEPSLKDLLEILCNYIDVDALKIKRGVVKDYDEIDFEIKNLDKRINRQLKQIIGLNSKYLTSVFVCYKFSKYTIALKSSFKNKIKGNIISISSSGETFYVEPNEIVSDSNRLAFLNLEKERIVLRILQGLSDKIHGHISLLSSLYDNFLYYDSLKVRAIYGIKTQGVFPRFDGSLNIVNARHPLIQHAKSINFCPLNNRVVIITGPNAGGKTATLKTVALLSAMFQFGIPVPVDESSTFKIFDNILVNIGDDQSIANSLSTFSSHMNNISYILNCATRNSLLVFDEFCSGTDIEQGQALAVAILEHLIDIESYVIISTHYSALKYFAYTHEFVINASMQMDLEKMEPNYNLIFLVPGESFAFSVASKSSINASILFRAKEIYSSNKTEVNEILERLARKEREIYLLEEELKDKLKLIEMKEIDISNIREAIILRERDLEEKLVNEQKEFLKSSRKTLENLVREIKEGSVCTIKNKKFVSNISDNITAKATKIRLLNQDIVTKVEFKVGDKVRVFGSSSSGEIIGVTRKGFIVNTGAFNITVGSFNLEKILDNKQSKKNFKQNFDFSFENQDDVLDLIIDIRGMRVVEAIDFLNKKIDNMLLRNICRFEIIHGKGEGFLMERVHAFLKDIKFVKKYYFARPSDGGVGKTIVEI, from the coding sequence ATGCAAGAGAAATACTTGGAAAAAATTGATTTTCATCGAATTTTGTTTTCAATTTCTTCTTATGTATCTATTTCAGATACGGTTGTTCTTTTAGGTAAACAACACATATTAAAGACTGAGGAAGAAGTTAGCCAAATATGTTTTTTGGTTAAATTGATTAGGGATCTTATCGAAGTTTATGATGACTATCCAAATTCTTGTCTACAGAGTATAGGTAATTCTATTGCTTTGCTTCTTAAGCAAAATTCAATAATTTCTGTTGAGGAAATTAAGAATATTATTTTTTTTCTAAGAGAAGTTTTAAAAATAATGATTTTTTTGGATAAAAGTGAGTTTAATTTTAGACATGAAGTTGGGGTTTTGAAAAAATTATTATTTGTAGAGCCAAGTCTTAAGGATTTATTGGAGATTTTGTGTAATTACATTGATGTTGATGCTCTCAAAATAAAACGCGGTGTTGTTAAGGATTATGATGAAATAGATTTTGAAATTAAAAATTTAGATAAAAGAATTAATAGGCAGCTCAAGCAAATTATAGGCTTAAATTCAAAATATTTAACTTCTGTGTTTGTTTGTTATAAATTCAGTAAGTATACTATTGCACTTAAATCTAGCTTTAAGAATAAAATAAAGGGGAATATTATATCTATTTCCTCATCTGGTGAGACATTTTATGTTGAGCCAAATGAGATAGTCAGTGATAGTAATAGATTGGCTTTCTTAAACCTTGAAAAAGAGCGTATAGTTTTAAGAATTTTGCAAGGGCTTTCAGATAAGATTCATGGGCACATTAGTCTTTTAAGCTCTCTTTATGACAATTTTTTATATTATGATTCTCTAAAGGTTAGGGCAATTTATGGAATAAAAACCCAAGGAGTATTTCCTAGATTTGATGGTAGTCTTAATATTGTCAATGCTCGTCATCCGTTAATACAGCATGCAAAATCTATAAATTTTTGCCCTTTAAATAATAGGGTTGTAATTATTACAGGGCCTAATGCTGGTGGTAAAACTGCAACTTTAAAAACAGTTGCTCTCTTGAGTGCTATGTTTCAATTTGGAATTCCTGTTCCAGTTGATGAATCTAGTACTTTTAAAATTTTTGATAATATTTTAGTTAATATTGGAGATGATCAATCAATTGCAAATTCACTTTCAACTTTTTCAAGTCATATGAATAATATTTCTTATATTTTAAATTGCGCAACAAGGAATAGTCTTTTAGTATTTGATGAATTTTGTTCAGGCACTGATATTGAACAAGGACAAGCATTAGCTGTAGCTATTCTTGAGCATTTAATTGATATTGAGTCTTATGTTATTATTTCCACTCATTACAGTGCTCTTAAATATTTTGCATACACTCATGAGTTCGTTATTAATGCTTCTATGCAGATGGATTTAGAAAAAATGGAACCTAATTATAACTTAATATTTTTGGTTCCAGGTGAAAGCTTTGCTTTTAGTGTTGCAAGCAAGTCTTCCATTAATGCTAGTATATTATTTAGAGCAAAGGAAATTTATTCATCTAATAAAACTGAAGTTAATGAGATCTTGGAAAGGCTTGCAAGGAAGGAGAGAGAAATATATTTACTTGAAGAGGAATTAAAGGATAAGCTTAAACTTATTGAAATGAAGGAAATTGATATTAGTAATATTCGGGAAGCTATTATTTTAAGAGAAAGAGATTTAGAGGAAAAGCTTGTAAATGAGCAAAAAGAATTTTTAAAAAGCTCAAGGAAAACTTTGGAAAATTTGGTTAGAGAGATAAAAGAGGGCAGTGTTTGTACTATTAAGAATAAGAAATTTGTATCTAATATTTCAGATAATATAACTGCTAAGGCTACTAAAATTAGATTGCTTAATCAAGATATTGTTACTAAGGTTGAATTTAAAGTAGGTGACAAGGTTAGAGTGTTTGGTTCAAGTTCTTCAGGCGAAATAATAGGTGTTACTAGGAAAGGATTTATTGTCAATACCGGTGCTTTTAATATTACAGTTGGGTCTTTCAATTTAGAGAAAATATTAGATAATAAGCAATCTAAGAAAAATTTTAAGCAAAATTTTGACTTTTCTTTTGAAAATCAAGATGATGTATTAGACTTAATTATTGATATTAGGGGGATGAGAGTAGTTGAAGCTATAGACTTTTTGAACAAGAAGATAGATAATATGTTACTAAGAAATATTTGTAGGTTTGAGATCATTCATGGTAAAGGAGAGGGGTTTCTTATGGAAAGAGTACATGCATTTCTGAAAGATATAAAATTTGTTAAAAAATATTATTTTGCTCGTCCAAGTGATGGTGGAGTGGGAAAGACAATAGTAGAAATTTAG
- the rsgA gene encoding ribosome small subunit-dependent GTPase A: MKDLKFEVLWGVNNIYSIVEVNTNLIYEGVIKGKILNIQDKEYSPLVPGDFIFGDVYDECKVYIKGRLGRKNILWRYNKKADLRQVIVSNVDNILIVSSANLPEIKNSFIDRILIVAEEQGITPIILINKVDKGISDRVDTLIKVYEDIGYRVVKTSAITFQGIEEIKKVIQNSRTSFVGQSGVGKSSLINLLDLNAAQAINEISYKYARGKHTTVYAMAFHSNNGIIIDTPGVKEFGIESLDHLNLRYCFKEFITLNDLCRFNSCLHTNEPSCFVVNQIGFKVSELRYNSYLKILSELKRYKSYAREILGKN, from the coding sequence TTGAAAGATCTGAAATTTGAGGTTCTCTGGGGTGTTAATAACATTTATTCTATTGTTGAAGTCAATACTAATTTAATTTATGAAGGTGTTATTAAAGGCAAAATTTTAAATATTCAAGATAAAGAGTATAGTCCTTTGGTACCTGGAGATTTTATTTTTGGAGATGTTTATGATGAATGCAAGGTATATATTAAAGGAAGATTAGGACGTAAAAATATTCTTTGGCGTTATAATAAAAAGGCCGACCTTAGGCAAGTTATTGTTTCAAATGTTGACAATATTTTAATTGTTAGTTCCGCTAATCTTCCTGAGATTAAAAATTCATTTATTGATAGAATATTAATAGTTGCTGAGGAGCAAGGGATCACTCCTATTATTTTGATAAATAAGGTTGATAAAGGTATAAGCGATAGAGTTGATACTTTGATTAAAGTTTATGAAGATATAGGTTACAGAGTTGTTAAGACTTCTGCTATTACTTTTCAGGGCATTGAAGAAATAAAGAAAGTTATTCAAAATTCAAGAACTTCTTTTGTAGGGCAGTCTGGGGTTGGAAAATCTTCACTTATAAATTTATTAGATTTAAATGCAGCTCAAGCTATAAATGAAATATCTTATAAATATGCACGAGGTAAGCATACTACGGTTTATGCTATGGCTTTTCATTCTAATAATGGGATAATAATTGATACTCCTGGGGTAAAGGAATTTGGAATTGAAAGCTTAGATCATCTAAATCTTAGATATTGTTTTAAAGAATTTATAACTTTAAATGATTTATGTCGATTTAATTCTTGTTTGCATACAAATGAACCAAGTTGTTTTGTTGTAAATCAGATTGGATTTAAAGTTTCAGAACTTAGGTACAACAGTTATCTAAAGATTTTAAGTGAACTTAAGAGATATAAAAGTTATGCAAGAGAAATACTTGGAAAAAATTGA
- the murI gene encoding glutamate racemase, translated as MNDLEDVIVIFDSGIGGLSYFEYITRRFVRRNYVYIADNKNFPYGEKTPEFLLKEILELILRLEQMYNIASIVIACNTASISVYNKLSFNFPIIYTLPSIGLVEELAYKKVILIATNATISSEFVQREKNCHWDLILKSAGELVKFVEHGDKFKEDALRLLRSLKLEVEASRRDVVFLGCTHYLHIKDMIESFLGVPVYDNRDFVTNELAKSIKTIESSDYEFRRYFYLTRSNNLFFYKNFCARYGLYFKGIID; from the coding sequence ATGAATGATTTAGAGGATGTTATAGTTATTTTTGATTCGGGTATTGGAGGGCTTTCTTATTTTGAGTATATAACCAGAAGATTTGTTAGAAGAAACTATGTCTATATTGCAGATAACAAAAATTTTCCTTATGGAGAAAAAACGCCAGAATTTCTTTTAAAAGAGATTTTAGAACTAATTTTAAGATTAGAACAAATGTATAATATTGCTTCAATTGTTATTGCTTGCAATACAGCTTCTATTAGTGTATATAACAAATTAAGTTTTAATTTTCCTATAATATATACTTTACCTTCAATTGGTTTGGTGGAAGAGCTTGCATATAAGAAGGTCATTTTAATTGCAACGAATGCTACCATTAGTAGTGAGTTTGTTCAAAGGGAAAAGAATTGTCATTGGGATTTAATCTTAAAATCAGCAGGTGAACTTGTAAAGTTTGTGGAACATGGAGATAAATTTAAAGAAGATGCACTTAGATTATTGAGATCCTTAAAATTGGAGGTTGAGGCTAGTAGGCGAGATGTGGTTTTTTTAGGATGTACACATTATTTACATATTAAGGATATGATTGAAAGCTTTTTAGGAGTACCTGTTTATGATAATCGTGACTTTGTGACTAATGAACTTGCTAAGTCAATAAAGACTATTGAAAGTAGTGATTATGAGTTTAGACGTTATTTTTATTTAACGCGGAGCAATAATTTGTTTTTTTATAAGAATTTTTGTGCAAGATATGGTTTGTATTTTAAAGGAATAATCGATTGA
- the asnS gene encoding asparagine--tRNA ligase — protein sequence MYKSIKEILSNPKIDSKITIKGWIRTKRSNGKISFVEINDGSNIKGIQAIIDKEEIQFEAKKLKKLTTGTSISLTGILILSPSKGQTYEIKTTNFTIIGETDQETYPLQKKRHTFEFLREIPHLRIRTNTFGAVARIRNQISYKIHEYFQKNGFLYIHTPIITSNDGEGAGEIFRVSTLNFNNIAKEKEVNFKDDFFGKQAFLTVTGQLHGEAYAMALSKIYTFGPTFRAENSNTTRHASEFWMIEPEMAFFKLEDNINLAENFLKYILRETLNNCSQDMEFFDNFIEKGLIKKIENVINSEFEIITYTQAIKKLESATRTFEIKPYWGMDLQTEHERYLTEEIIKKPTTIIDYPKEFKAFYMKINEDNKTVKGMDILVPRIGEIIGGSEREDNLDKLNKRIKELNLESETLNWYLDLRRFGSTPHSGFGLGLERLIQYTTGMANIRDVIPFPRTPKTLYF from the coding sequence ATGTATAAAAGCATCAAAGAAATTTTAAGCAACCCTAAAATAGACAGTAAAATTACAATTAAAGGATGGATTAGAACAAAACGAAGCAATGGTAAAATCTCATTTGTAGAAATTAATGACGGTTCAAATATCAAAGGAATTCAAGCCATAATCGATAAAGAAGAGATCCAGTTTGAAGCAAAAAAATTGAAGAAGCTTACAACAGGCACCAGCATATCTTTAACTGGAATTTTAATCTTAAGCCCATCAAAAGGACAAACATATGAAATCAAAACAACAAACTTTACTATAATTGGAGAAACAGATCAAGAAACATATCCTTTACAAAAAAAAAGGCATACCTTTGAATTTTTAAGAGAAATCCCTCATTTAAGAATTCGCACTAATACATTTGGAGCCGTAGCCAGAATCAGAAACCAAATTTCTTATAAAATTCATGAATATTTCCAAAAAAATGGATTTTTATACATCCATACGCCAATTATTACATCAAATGACGGAGAAGGAGCCGGTGAAATATTTCGTGTCTCCACTCTAAACTTCAACAACATTGCAAAAGAAAAAGAAGTAAACTTTAAAGATGATTTCTTTGGAAAACAAGCATTCCTAACAGTAACTGGACAACTGCATGGTGAAGCTTATGCAATGGCTTTATCAAAAATATATACATTTGGCCCAACATTTAGGGCAGAAAATTCCAACACAACACGCCATGCATCAGAATTTTGGATGATTGAACCTGAGATGGCATTCTTTAAACTTGAAGATAATATCAATTTAGCAGAAAATTTCCTTAAGTATATTTTAAGAGAAACTTTAAATAATTGCAGTCAAGATATGGAATTCTTTGACAATTTCATTGAAAAAGGCCTAATAAAAAAAATTGAAAATGTAATAAACTCCGAGTTTGAAATCATTACCTATACCCAAGCCATTAAAAAACTTGAAAGTGCAACAAGAACATTTGAAATAAAGCCTTACTGGGGAATGGATTTACAAACAGAACATGAAAGGTATTTAACAGAAGAAATCATCAAAAAACCCACTACAATTATTGACTATCCAAAAGAATTTAAAGCATTTTACATGAAAATAAATGAAGATAATAAAACTGTTAAAGGAATGGATATTTTGGTTCCTCGCATTGGAGAAATAATTGGAGGCAGTGAGAGAGAAGATAATTTAGACAAGTTGAATAAAAGAATAAAAGAACTAAATTTAGAATCAGAAACTCTTAATTGGTACTTAGACTTAAGGAGATTTGGGTCAACTCCTCATTCTGGATTTGGACTTGGACTTGAAAGATTGATACAATACACAACAGGAATGGCTAATATTAGAGATGTTATTCCATTTCCAAGAACTCCTAAAACTCTTTATTTCTAA
- a CDS encoding phosphoribosyltransferase, translated as MKKFVSYEDIRINGLKLAYKIYKDGFIPDIMYVSLRGGAYLGNIISEFFKFIKLEKPLLYAAVVARSYDISNHQKEIMIDGWTYDPKYLRVGDNVLFVDDIFDTGRTIIYLRDEVLKRGIDSKNVKIAVYDYKERRCVNYKPDYYVNKYSSEDDINTWIHYSNHELIGLSENEYKLSFINLDDELNDILKFLSKKL; from the coding sequence ATGAAAAAATTCGTTTCTTATGAAGATATAAGAATAAATGGTCTTAAGCTTGCTTATAAAATTTATAAAGATGGATTCATTCCTGATATTATGTATGTTTCTTTAAGAGGCGGTGCTTATCTTGGTAATATTATTAGTGAATTTTTTAAATTTATTAAGCTGGAAAAGCCTCTTCTTTATGCTGCTGTTGTTGCAAGATCGTATGATATTTCAAATCATCAAAAAGAAATAATGATAGATGGATGGACTTATGATCCAAAATATTTAAGGGTAGGAGATAATGTGTTATTTGTTGATGATATTTTTGATACTGGGCGTACAATTATTTATTTGCGAGACGAGGTGTTGAAAAGAGGCATAGATAGTAAAAATGTTAAGATTGCTGTTTATGATTATAAAGAGCGTAGATGTGTGAACTATAAGCCGGATTATTATGTTAATAAATATTCAAGTGAAGATGATATAAATACTTGGATCCATTACAGTAATCATGAGTTAATAGGTTTATCAGAAAATGAGTATAAACTGAGTTTTATTAATTTAGATGATGAGTTAAATGATATTCTAAAATTTTTGTCAAAAAAGCTTTAA
- a CDS encoding trypsin-like peptidase domain-containing protein, translated as MKKNFVSVFFASLLALATGFFVGIHYLGSDKNTIVFAQEKSNDTVQSLQDSFKSVSKKILPSTVEVYANAGVSRVRDPFFLLFDVPGLNIERKTYRVGSGVVIGKDSKKSNLFYALTNSHIVDDATEFDIVTYANNTYRAKLVGMDDKKDVALISFEANGADIVVAELGDSDKLEVGDWVIAVGHPHNYSFSVTAGIISGLHRSANPNLKARNSFIQTDAAINRGNSGGPLVNIRGEVIGINAWIYSPAGSAGGSIGLGFAIPINNAKSVIDVLMSGKKSESAWIGVSFNSIKSKDPEILKSLGYKEDDSISLAIISGIYEGTSAFKAGLRPGDIISKINGVPMNFAYDVRQYINDFYAQEKIKVEVLRGKEKKDIEIELSAKPKVSNEKEIMPNLKLIPGFTVYPLINEVRGQLGLRNWINGVVVDSIDSSLVEKSQIFTGDVITAVNSKSIQSLRDFYDAVELKKNVYSILRKGKTVKVSF; from the coding sequence ATGAAGAAAAATTTTGTTTCTGTGTTTTTTGCTAGCTTATTAGCTTTAGCTACTGGATTTTTTGTTGGAATACATTATTTAGGGTCTGATAAAAATACTATTGTTTTTGCACAGGAAAAAAGCAACGATACTGTGCAGTCTCTTCAAGACTCCTTTAAAAGTGTATCTAAGAAAATTTTACCGTCAACTGTGGAAGTTTATGCTAATGCTGGGGTATCTAGAGTTCGGGATCCTTTTTTCTTATTATTTGATGTGCCGGGACTTAATATTGAGAGAAAGACATATCGAGTTGGTTCTGGAGTAGTTATTGGGAAAGATTCTAAGAAATCAAATTTATTTTATGCGCTTACAAATAGTCATATTGTGGATGATGCTACTGAATTTGATATTGTAACTTATGCTAATAATACTTATAGAGCAAAGCTAGTAGGTATGGATGATAAGAAAGATGTTGCGCTCATTAGTTTTGAGGCTAATGGTGCAGATATTGTAGTAGCTGAACTTGGTGATAGTGACAAACTTGAGGTAGGGGATTGGGTTATAGCTGTTGGGCATCCTCATAACTATAGTTTTTCAGTTACTGCGGGTATTATAAGTGGTCTTCATCGTTCAGCAAATCCTAATTTGAAGGCAAGAAATTCGTTTATTCAAACAGATGCTGCTATTAATCGTGGTAATTCTGGTGGTCCTCTTGTAAATATTAGAGGAGAAGTTATTGGGATAAATGCTTGGATATATTCTCCTGCTGGTTCTGCGGGGGGCAGTATTGGACTTGGTTTTGCTATACCTATTAATAATGCAAAAAGTGTTATTGATGTTTTAATGAGCGGCAAGAAGTCTGAGTCAGCTTGGATTGGAGTTTCTTTTAATTCTATCAAAAGTAAGGACCCAGAAATTCTTAAAAGCTTAGGTTATAAGGAGGATGATTCTATCTCATTAGCAATTATTTCAGGTATTTATGAGGGTACATCCGCTTTTAAAGCAGGGCTTAGACCAGGTGATATAATTAGCAAGATAAATGGTGTTCCAATGAACTTTGCCTATGATGTTAGGCAATATATTAACGATTTTTATGCACAGGAGAAAATTAAAGTTGAAGTTTTAAGAGGAAAAGAAAAAAAGGATATTGAAATTGAACTTAGTGCTAAACCCAAGGTAAGCAATGAAAAAGAAATTATGCCAAATTTAAAGTTGATACCAGGGTTTACTGTTTATCCTTTAATTAATGAAGTTAGGGGTCAACTTGGTTTGAGAAATTGGATTAATGGTGTTGTTGTGGACAGTATTGACTCAAGTTTAGTTGAGAAATCTCAAATTTTTACAGGGGATGTCATTACGGCTGTTAATTCAAAGAGCATTCAAAGCTTAAGAGATTTTTATGACGCTGTTGAGCTTAAGAAGAATGTTTATAGTATTTTAAGAAAGGGTAAAACTGTTAAAGTATCTTTTTAA
- the map gene encoding type I methionyl aminopeptidase: MKLRLKSREEIEKIRASAVLLAQTLLEIEKNIVPGVSTRMLDKIASDFITKNGGKAAFKAYNGFKGAICASVNEEVIHGIPGARKLKEGDVVSIDCGVVLDGFYSDMAKTFKVGKVSSEVDKLLKVGEVSLYKGIAEMKVGNRILDISRAIENYIKPFGFGIVREYTGHGVGFALHEEPSIPNYYEPFFKNIRIQEGMVLAIEPMVNLKGHKVSLKNDGWTVFASDFSCSAHFEHTVAVVDGGPLILSKI; encoded by the coding sequence TTGAAGTTAAGATTAAAATCTAGGGAAGAGATTGAAAAAATTAGAGCATCAGCAGTACTTTTGGCGCAGACTCTTTTAGAAATTGAAAAAAATATTGTTCCTGGAGTTAGCACTAGGATGCTTGATAAGATTGCTAGTGATTTTATTACTAAGAATGGGGGTAAAGCTGCTTTTAAAGCATATAATGGATTTAAGGGAGCTATTTGTGCTTCTGTGAATGAAGAAGTTATTCATGGAATTCCTGGAGCAAGAAAACTTAAAGAGGGTGATGTTGTTAGTATTGATTGTGGAGTTGTTTTAGATGGGTTTTATAGTGATATGGCTAAGACTTTTAAGGTGGGTAAAGTAAGTTCTGAGGTTGATAAATTATTGAAAGTGGGGGAAGTCTCTCTTTATAAAGGAATTGCTGAAATGAAAGTTGGTAATCGAATTTTAGATATCTCAAGAGCTATAGAAAATTATATCAAACCATTTGGCTTTGGAATTGTTCGTGAATATACAGGACATGGTGTTGGTTTTGCTTTGCATGAAGAACCAAGCATTCCAAATTATTATGAGCCTTTTTTTAAAAATATTAGAATTCAGGAAGGTATGGTTTTAGCCATTGAGCCGATGGTTAATTTAAAGGGACATAAAGTTTCTCTTAAAAATGATGGTTGGACAGTATTTGCATCTGATTTTAGCTGTTCTGCTCATTTTGAACATACTGTTGCTGTTGTTGATGGGGGGCCTTTGATTTTAAGCAAAATTTAG
- a CDS encoding tetratricopeptide repeat protein encodes MKVNKVFLFLVLFLIFFISVFVYLSFNPYVLYFLKGKRDFNELIAEVDDYLLKGNLDSAEKAIIFCSYYADTEYNWLSLIKRARLYSVRVKNYLLMRDILALGVKNLPGNLKLRALEVYSKLKVGDVLEAYDIAKQYLLGYEEYKHLYDEAFIKSLTLSYKGEDIKNFLIRIEQERDALAFETIGLSLQNNAFLINAMLLYIERKDFDSAKRILSKIKEDKDFARELAHISYGLNNLDLTIYNLKLINNNSEPSLMFLLADAYLKKGDINNAKIEYLRLYTDFPDYSMMVYLGLAFIAKKENDFKRAIAYLNKANERFKDDEMMSYYLANTYFEASDYFNANEIVRKYKDNPLFFKLYFVLNYSNFNYEAKKSFLWRLFYRSNCSSDIAQLLAWNLLLYSDIRDLDLFFKIYNPVNEVQDWYYFYRFYYFFLKQDLHVAEKVIFDNQVGKYLYGVYYNLGVLKFYQKDYKAAEEYFDKTVSFIPFNLDDKSKMTLEEREDIAKMYLKRGINYLYLGKFENGRESILTSYSFYEINEGKLYINMIEMLKERN; translated from the coding sequence TTGAAAGTAAATAAAGTATTTTTATTTCTTGTTTTATTTTTGATCTTTTTTATTTCAGTTTTTGTTTACTTAAGTTTTAATCCATATGTTTTATATTTTTTAAAGGGTAAGCGGGATTTTAATGAACTTATTGCAGAAGTTGATGATTATTTGTTAAAGGGAAATTTAGATAGTGCTGAGAAGGCAATAATATTTTGCTCTTATTATGCTGATACCGAATACAATTGGCTTTCTCTTATCAAAAGGGCAAGGCTTTATTCTGTCAGAGTTAAGAATTATTTGTTGATGAGAGATATTTTAGCTCTGGGCGTTAAAAATTTGCCAGGGAATTTAAAGCTTAGGGCACTTGAGGTATATTCGAAACTTAAAGTAGGCGATGTTTTGGAGGCTTATGATATTGCGAAACAGTACCTTCTGGGATACGAGGAATATAAGCATTTGTACGATGAGGCTTTTATTAAAAGTTTGACTTTAAGTTATAAGGGAGAAGATATTAAAAATTTTTTAATCAGAATAGAGCAAGAAAGAGATGCTCTTGCTTTTGAGACTATAGGGTTAAGTCTTCAGAATAATGCATTTTTAATTAATGCAATGCTTTTATATATAGAGAGAAAGGATTTCGATTCTGCCAAAAGAATACTTTCAAAAATAAAGGAAGATAAAGATTTTGCTAGGGAGCTTGCCCATATTTCTTATGGTCTTAATAATTTGGATTTGACTATTTACAATCTTAAGCTTATTAATAATAATAGTGAGCCAAGTTTGATGTTTTTACTGGCAGATGCTTATTTAAAGAAGGGTGATATTAATAATGCTAAGATTGAATATTTAAGACTTTATACTGATTTTCCTGATTATAGCATGATGGTATATCTTGGACTGGCATTTATTGCTAAAAAGGAAAATGACTTTAAGCGAGCTATTGCCTATTTAAATAAGGCTAATGAAAGGTTTAAAGATGATGAAATGATGAGTTATTATTTGGCCAATACTTATTTTGAAGCTAGTGATTATTTTAATGCAAATGAAATTGTAAGAAAGTATAAGGATAATCCTTTGTTTTTTAAACTTTATTTTGTATTGAATTATTCGAATTTTAATTATGAAGCTAAAAAGTCTTTTTTGTGGCGTTTATTTTACAGGTCAAATTGTAGTAGTGATATTGCGCAGCTTTTAGCTTGGAATTTGCTTCTTTATTCTGATATAAGAGATTTAGATTTATTTTTTAAGATTTATAATCCTGTTAATGAAGTTCAAGATTGGTATTATTTTTATAGGTTTTATTATTTTTTTCTTAAACAAGATTTACATGTTGCAGAGAAAGTAATTTTTGATAATCAAGTGGGAAAGTATTTATATGGAGTGTATTATAATCTTGGCGTTTTAAAATTTTATCAAAAAGATTATAAAGCTGCTGAAGAATATTTTGATAAAACAGTTTCTTTTATACCTTTTAACCTTGATGATAAAAGTAAAATGACTTTGGAAGAACGTGAGGATATAGCGAAAATGTATTTAAAGCGTGGAATTAATTATCTTTATTTAGGTAAATTTGAAAATGGACGGGAATCCATTTTGACTTCTTATTCTTTTTACGAGATTAATGAAGGTAAGCTTTATATTAATATGATAGAGATGCTTAAAGAAAGGAATTGA
- the nusB gene encoding transcription antitermination factor NusB, which produces MDLRHKARVLAFQKIYSIDINCKARDDIYDILSLEDHVVDLEEELKLFYSFLVNGTYDNLESIDKLISDISFNWRLDRMDKVDLAILRMSVYSLKFQNLEVSKRVIIDEAILIAKKYGSKNSYKFINGILDALLKNMESSFESK; this is translated from the coding sequence ATGGATTTAAGACATAAGGCTAGAGTTTTAGCTTTTCAAAAGATTTACAGTATTGATATTAATTGTAAGGCAAGGGATGATATTTATGATATTCTTAGTCTTGAAGATCATGTAGTGGATTTAGAAGAAGAATTGAAATTATTTTATTCTTTTTTGGTTAATGGTACTTATGATAATTTAGAATCTATTGATAAATTAATTAGTGATATTTCTTTTAATTGGCGTTTAGATCGCATGGATAAGGTTGATCTTGCCATATTGAGGATGAGTGTATATTCACTTAAGTTCCAGAATTTGGAAGTTTCCAAGAGGGTTATAATAGATGAAGCTATTTTAATTGCCAAAAAGTATGGTAGTAAAAATTCTTATAAATTTATTAATGGTATACTTGATGCTTTGTTAAAAAATATGGAGAGCTCGTTTGAAAGTAAATAA